In Paralichthys olivaceus isolate ysfri-2021 chromosome 13, ASM2471397v2, whole genome shotgun sequence, the following are encoded in one genomic region:
- the znf687a gene encoding zinc finger protein 687a yields the protein MGDMKTPDFDDLLAAFDIPDIDAKEAIQSSPEEQQDEMGTNDEAGSPSCFPCSPASDSDRPLVSVIVKNTVRSESVEEEEKSEDDKTDNLSSCDSAPQVQVNFNSSPKLTADAAMEPQMANGFEGSVSRDQGAWSLRPPTLNDIEGDRDKGAEDVLTHHTTDVMNSLKPLLFPQSLSSAGASSSTPHSISPKQSPHSPQREEACLFSNSSSSPLTQNGSIKAGLKDVMHSDDYESEPDLGSPLVIQESPESLISSPPKFKLRSELLGTPAITSRDISKPPHLSAKPKQLHEDKGCPTTPRFPTAAPLLQSPKDSLSSVITGSASVQEEKYPEHVIDERDSPESPPPSETGLMVPKSSSSPDLPKTPGLVVNHTDAHHREELMDSEPSSEDMPGRTEELIEKMAGDGEKLNEENSGACTSSEDTVSACAAETESSPLRPLKVKIKMRTGSITRTVTGVPPMRRVTSRAVGVSKPSPERLNTKTKRELPQRSKPPAVAMPQDACAATPPGASTGKQKSAVDTKPKASPTAVSITKTAALPSVSSPRVAAGGINLRNLGQKTLNSGMILTTPSPLTSQSGSRPASIVNNTGAIISKSQTNLVEAFNKILNNKNLLPSYKPDLSLPLPAEWGIPLPAQGYRCLECGDAFALEQSLARHYDRRSLRIEVTCNHCAKRLAFFNKCSLLLHAREHKERGLIMQCSHLVMKTVTLEQMIGQQEPTAIGGLSPSLLSSTSAQSSSSSGVVLANTTLQKAVTNKKAEEVQHTSNKCPECLTQFSSKEEVAEHFQEIKPGHTTPCSECSPPMLLPNSCSAAAHQRIHQGCSPHVCPECGGTAKQPRFQTHLDETCLHFARRIGYRCSSCQVVFGGLNSVKSHIQQAHCDMFHKCPSCPMAFKSAPSIQNHITAQHPTLTEGPAILIYKCVMCDTVFTHKPLLYVHFDMHLINQKVHVFKCPECTKLFSQRNSLLDHFKTHIKTPTLKQKQPLPPAASSRSQPAVKLESSDAEEWKDEDKEEKVKTKRMKTPSGWKCFPCHAHYTDRDDYIIHMAEQHGKKLKKFPCNKCESSFTTTSSLRRHIRDKHKVMNRGFRCQFCTEGKKTFSTRALLERHVQLRHKDTVSQDTLVGGGDGADSSSEQESNLGARRRRRGAVKTEHNEESTDGMTPVKKLRSSSSAPTTHSLPDSEFRCAPCGFATDDQTSFLEHISQHKRAGTEGGALQCLQCGACFTSTSSLSRHRFIIHKMKDSNTDNQQALGLHPAPSPGNSRNHDDKSSMDCSAPPSPSSQPSGAQRKEEEDSMACKVCGKHFEKVSDLNTHFRTHGMAFINARNAGKTT from the exons ATGGGGGACATGAAGACCCCAGATTTTGATGATCTGCTGGCAGCTTTTGATATTCCTGACATTGATGCCAAAGAGGCCATCCAGTCAAgtccagaggagcagcaggatgaaATGGGGACCAACGATGAGGCTGGGTCTCCGTCATGCTTCCCCTGCTCTCCTGCCTCAGACTCAGACCGCCCTTTGGTCAGCGTCATTGTGAAGAACACAGTCCGGTCCGAGTCtgttgaagaggaggagaagtctGAGGATGATAAAACAGACAATCTTTCAAGCTGTGACTCAGCCCCCCAGGTTCAGGTCAACTTCAACTCTAGTCCCAAACTGACAGCCGACGCTGCCATGGAGCCACAGATGGCCAACGGCTTTGAGGGATCTGTCTCCCGGGATCAGGGAGCGTGGTCCCTGCGTCCCCCCACACTGAATGATATAGAGGGAGACAGGGATAAAGGAGCGGAGGACGTACTGACCCATCATACCACTGATGTCATGAACAGTTTGAAGCCCCTGCTCTTTCCCCAGTCTCTGAGCAGTGCCGGTGCCTCCTCATCGACTCCACACTCCATCAGCCCTAAACAATCTCCACACTCTCCTCAGAGAGAAGAAGCTTGTCTCTTCAGTAACTCATCATCCTCCCCTTTAACACAAAACGGGAGTATTAAAGCGGGACTTAAGGATGTTATGCACTCAGATGATTATGAGTCAGAACCAGACTTGGGAAGTCCGCTGGTTATCCAAGAGAGCCCAGAGTCTCTTATCTCCTCCCCTCCCAAATTTAAACTGAGGTCTGAGTTACTCGGGACTCCTGCAATAACGTCTCGTGACATTTCCAAgcctcctcatctctctgcaAAACCTAAACAGCTTCATGAGGATAAGGGGTGCCCTACTACCCCCAGGTTTcccactgcagctcctctgctgcagagccCTAAGGACTCCCTCTCGTCTGTCATCACAGGCTCTGCATCAGTTCAAGAAGAAAAATACCCAGAGCATGTGATTGATGAGAGGGACTCACCTGAGAGCCCACCGCCAAGCGAGACAGGTCTTATGGTCCCGAAAAGTAGCAGCAGCCCTGATTTGCCCAAAACACCAGGTCTAGTGGTGAACCACACAGACGCTCATCATAGAGAGGAACTTATGGATAGTGAGCCGAGCAGTGAGGACATGCCAGGTCGCACTGAGGAGCTGATTGAAAAGATGGCTGGAGATGGAGAAAAGTTAAATGAGGAGAACAGCGGGGCTTGCACATCATCTGAGGATACTGTGTCTGCTTGTGCTGCAGAGACTGAGTCATCCCCACTGCGTCCGCTCAAAGTTAAAATCAAAATGCGTACAGGAAGCATCACAAGAACTGTGACTGGGGTGCCACCCATGAGAAGAGTCACTTCCAGGGCGGTGGGCGTTTCAAAACCTTCACCAGAACGTCTTAACACAAAAACCAAGAGGGAGCTACCACAGCGATCTAAACCACCTGCAGTAGCAATGCCTCAGGATGCGTGTGCTGCAACACCTCCTGGTGCCAGTACGGGTAAACAGAAATCTGCAGTGGACACCAAACCTAAAGCTTCCCCCACAGCTGTCAGCATCACTAAAACTGCTGCCCTGCCCTCCGTCTCCTCCCCGAGAGTCGCCGCAGGTGGGATCAACCTGCGCAATCTGGGCCAGAAGACTCTCAACAGTGGAATGATTCTCACCACAccttcacctctgacctctcaaaGTGGCAGCAGACCAGCATCCATAGTCAACAACACTGGGGCGATTATATCCAAGAGTCAGACCAACCTGGTTGAAGCATTCAACAAAATCCTCAACAACAAGAACCTGCTGCCCAGTTATAAACCAGACCTGAGCTTGCCTCTTCCAGCAGAGTGGGGCATTCCTCTTCCCGCGCAG GGATATCGTTGTTTGGAGTGTGGCGATGCCTTTGCCCTGGAGCAGAGTTTGGCCCGACACTATGACCGGCGCTCACTGAGGATTGAAGTGACTTGCAATCACTGTGCCAAGCGCTTGGCCTTCTTCAACAAGTGTAGTTTGCTTTTACACGCGAGAGAGCACAAGGAGAGAGGCCTGATCATGCAGTGTTCACACCTGGTCATGAAAACTGTAACTTTGGAGCAGATGATTGGTCAGCAGGAACCCACGGCAATAG GTGggctctctccgtctctcctgtCGTCCACTTCAGCACAGTCATCATCCTCTTCAGGCGTTGTCCTAGCAAATACAACCTTACAGAAAGCAGTAACTAACAAAAAAGCAGAGGAGGTGCAGCACACGAGCAATAAATGTCCAGAGTGTCTGACTCAGTTTAGCAGCAAAGAAGAGGTGGCTGAGCACTTCCAAGAAATCAAGCCAGGACACACTACC CCATGCTCTGAGTGTTCTCCTCCCATGTTGCTGCCCAACAGCTGCAGCGCAGCAGCCCATCAACGCATCCACCAAGGCTGCTCACCACATGTATGCCCAGAATGCGGGGGCACGGCCAAGCAGCCGCGATTTCAAACACATCTGGATGAGACCTGTTTGCATTTTGCCCGGCGTATTGGATACAG aTGTTCCAGTTGCCAGGTGGTGTTTGGGGGGCTGAACTCAGTGAAGTCTCACATCCAACAGGCTCATTGCGACATGTTCCATAAATGCCCCAGTTGTCCCATGGCTTTCAAATCTGCCCCCAGCATCCAGAACCACATCACTGCCCAACATCCAACACTCACGGAAGGACCGGCAAT ATTGATATATAAATGCGTCATGTGTGACACTGTCTTTACCCACAAACCCCTGCTCTACGTCCACTTTGACATGCATTTAATCAATCAGAAGGTGCATGTGTTCAAATGCCCTGAGTGCACCAAGCTATTTTCTCAAAGGAATTCCCTACTGGACCATTTCAAG ACCCACATTAAGACTCCCACgttaaaacaaaagcagcctTTACCTCCAGCTGCTTCCTCTCGTTCACAACCTGCGGTGAAATTAGAAAGCTCAGATGCAGAGGAATGGAAGGATGAAGATAAAGAAGAGAAGGTGAAGACAAAGAGGATGAAGACCCCTTCAGGGTGGAAGTGTTTTCCTTGCCATGCACACTACACTGACCGGGATGACTACATTATCCATATGGCTGAACAACATGGCAAG AAACTTAAGAAGTTCCCCTGTAACAAATGCGAGAGTTCCTTCACCACAACTTCCAGCCTGAGACGTCACATccgagacaaacacaaagtcatgaATCGAGGTTTCCGCTGCCA GTTCTGTACTGAGGGTAAGAAAACGTTCAGCACTCGAGCTTTGCTGGAGAGGCACGTTCAGCTGAGACACAAGGACACTGTGAGCCAGGACACTCTGGTG GGAGGCGGTGATGGGGCCGACAGCTCCTCAGAACAGGAGAGTAACTTGGGGGCTCGGCGTAGACGGAGAGGAGCTGTGAAGACGGAGCACAATGAGGAGTCCACAGATGGGATGACTCCTGTGAAGAAGTTgcgttcctcctcctctgcacctACTACACACTCGCTTCCTGACTCTGAATTCCGCTGTGCCCCGTGCGGCTTCGCCACAGATGACCAGACTTCATTCTTGGAGCACATCAGCCAGCACAAGAGAGcagggacagagggaggtgCTCTGCAGTGTCTACAGTGTGGCGCCTGCTTcacatccacctcctccttaTCACGCCATCGCTTCATCATCCACAAAATGAAAGATTCAAACACTGACAACCAGCAAGCCCTCGGCCTGCACCCAGCACCTTCCCCTGGTAACAGCAGGAACCATGATGATAAGAGTTCTATGGATTGCTCTGCACCACCGTCACCCTCCTCTCAGCCCTCTGGAGctcagaggaaagaagaagaggactcAATGGCCTGTAAGGTGTGTggtaaacattttgaaaaggtATCTGATCTGAATACACACTTCAGAACTCATGGTATGGCTTTTATCAACGCAAGGAACGCAGGAAAAACTACCTAA
- the LOC109633445 gene encoding 26S proteasome non-ATPase regulatory subunit 4-like isoform X2 has translation MRNGDFLPTRLQAQQDAVNIVCHSKTRSNPENNVGLITMANNCEVLTTLTPDTGRILSKLHAVQPRGNISFCTGIRVAHLALKHRQGKNHKMRIIAFVGSPVEDNEKELVKMAKRLKKEKVNVDIINFGEEEMNTEKLTAFINTLNGKEGAGSHLVTVPPGPSLADALLSSPILAGEGGAVLGLGASDFEFGVDPSADPELALALRVSMEEQRQRQEDEARRAAVASAAEAGISSPVADESEDALLKMSVPTTDSSTPALPDFNRMTEDEQIAYAMQMSMQGPGAEFGAEDMDTGADMDSSEAKDEEDYDVMQDPEFLQSVLENLPGVDPNNEAFRNAMGSLASQTGSKPDAKKDEEKKK, from the exons ATGCGAAATGGAGACTTTCTACCCACCAGACTGCAGGCTCAGCAGGATGCAGTTAATATTGTTTGTCACTCTAAGACCCGCAGCAACCCTGAAAACAACGTGGGACTCATCACCATGGCAAA CAACTGTGAGGTGCTGACCACACTGACTCCAGACACAGGAAGAATACTGTCCAAGTTGCATGCTGTGCAGCCTcgtggaaacatcagcttctgCACCGGCATCAGGGTGGCACAT ttGGCATTGAAGCACAGACAGGGCAAAAACCACAAGATGCGCATTATTGCATTCGTTGGAAGCCCAGTTGAGGACAACGAAAAAGAA CTGGTCAAAATGGCAAAGcgtctgaaaaaagaaaaagtcaacgTGGATATCATTAACTTTGGAGAGGAG GAGATGAACACAGAGAAGCTGACAGCCTTTATCAACACACTGAATGGTAAAGAAGGTGCCGGCTCCCACTTGGTCACAGTACCTCCAGGCCCCAGTCTGGCTGATGCCCTACTCTCCTCACCCATCCTGGCTGGAGAGGGAGGTGCAGTGTTGGGCCTGGGTGCCAGTGACTTTGAGTTTGGAGTGGATCCAAGTGCAGACCCAGAGCTAGCCTTG GCTCTGCGGGTGTCTatggaggagcagagacaacGACAGGAGGATGAAGCTCGCAGAGCCGCTGTTGCATCAGCTGCTGAAGCTGGCATTTCCTCTCCTGTAGCAGATG aGTCTGAGGATGCCCTCCTTAAGATGTCTGTTCCAACCACGGACTCCTCCACACCTGCTTTACCAGACTTCAACCGCATGACAGAGGATGAGCAGATTGCCTATGCTATGCAGATGTCTATGCAGGGACCAGGAGCAG aGTTTGGAGCTGAGGACATGGACACCGGAGCTGACATGGATTCCAGTGAGGCGAAG GACGAAGAGGACTACGATGTTATGCAGGATCCAGAATTCCTCCAGAGCGTCCTGGAAAACCTTCCTGGAGTTGACCCCAACAATGAGGCCTTCCGTAACGCCATGGGTTCTCTGGCTTCCCAGACTGGCTCTAAACCCGATGCCAAGAAAGacgaggagaaaaagaaataa
- the LOC109633445 gene encoding 26S proteasome non-ATPase regulatory subunit 4-like isoform X1, producing the protein MGLESTMVCVDNSEYMRNGDFLPTRLQAQQDAVNIVCHSKTRSNPENNVGLITMANNCEVLTTLTPDTGRILSKLHAVQPRGNISFCTGIRVAHLALKHRQGKNHKMRIIAFVGSPVEDNEKELVKMAKRLKKEKVNVDIINFGEEEMNTEKLTAFINTLNGKEGAGSHLVTVPPGPSLADALLSSPILAGEGGAVLGLGASDFEFGVDPSADPELALALRVSMEEQRQRQEDEARRAAVASAAEAGISSPVADESEDALLKMSVPTTDSSTPALPDFNRMTEDEQIAYAMQMSMQGPGAEFGAEDMDTGADMDSSEAKDEEDYDVMQDPEFLQSVLENLPGVDPNNEAFRNAMGSLASQTGSKPDAKKDEEKKK; encoded by the exons ATGGGGCTGGAAAGTACTATGGTCTG TGTGGACAACAGTGAGTACATGCGAAATGGAGACTTTCTACCCACCAGACTGCAGGCTCAGCAGGATGCAGTTAATATTGTTTGTCACTCTAAGACCCGCAGCAACCCTGAAAACAACGTGGGACTCATCACCATGGCAAA CAACTGTGAGGTGCTGACCACACTGACTCCAGACACAGGAAGAATACTGTCCAAGTTGCATGCTGTGCAGCCTcgtggaaacatcagcttctgCACCGGCATCAGGGTGGCACAT ttGGCATTGAAGCACAGACAGGGCAAAAACCACAAGATGCGCATTATTGCATTCGTTGGAAGCCCAGTTGAGGACAACGAAAAAGAA CTGGTCAAAATGGCAAAGcgtctgaaaaaagaaaaagtcaacgTGGATATCATTAACTTTGGAGAGGAG GAGATGAACACAGAGAAGCTGACAGCCTTTATCAACACACTGAATGGTAAAGAAGGTGCCGGCTCCCACTTGGTCACAGTACCTCCAGGCCCCAGTCTGGCTGATGCCCTACTCTCCTCACCCATCCTGGCTGGAGAGGGAGGTGCAGTGTTGGGCCTGGGTGCCAGTGACTTTGAGTTTGGAGTGGATCCAAGTGCAGACCCAGAGCTAGCCTTG GCTCTGCGGGTGTCTatggaggagcagagacaacGACAGGAGGATGAAGCTCGCAGAGCCGCTGTTGCATCAGCTGCTGAAGCTGGCATTTCCTCTCCTGTAGCAGATG aGTCTGAGGATGCCCTCCTTAAGATGTCTGTTCCAACCACGGACTCCTCCACACCTGCTTTACCAGACTTCAACCGCATGACAGAGGATGAGCAGATTGCCTATGCTATGCAGATGTCTATGCAGGGACCAGGAGCAG aGTTTGGAGCTGAGGACATGGACACCGGAGCTGACATGGATTCCAGTGAGGCGAAG GACGAAGAGGACTACGATGTTATGCAGGATCCAGAATTCCTCCAGAGCGTCCTGGAAAACCTTCCTGGAGTTGACCCCAACAATGAGGCCTTCCGTAACGCCATGGGTTCTCTGGCTTCCCAGACTGGCTCTAAACCCGATGCCAAGAAAGacgaggagaaaaagaaataa